One window of the Colletotrichum destructivum chromosome 6, complete sequence genome contains the following:
- a CDS encoding Putative triosephosphate isomerase, aldolase-type TIM barrel, triosephosphate isomerase superfamily: MATSPSRRLIGLSTKMYFPLQRTLDFVAAVQTELKTLPPHALDNVDLFIIPDFVSIHPVNEALKSSPVPIRLGAQDCHWDDFGAFTGEVSPAVLSETGVTIVEVGHAERRRLFGETDEVVAKKAAAASRNGMTPLICIGEKTKGDLDIALSECKVQIDQSLADVPDSAEVIVAYEPVWAIGASQPASEDHVIQVVKGIRAFESVKRRTGTTRVIYGGSAGPGLFERLGQAVDGLFLGRFGHDVPRFLKTVSEVAAFQKA; encoded by the coding sequence ATGGCGACATCACCGAGCCGGAGGCTTATCGGCCTCTCGACCAAGATGTATTTCCCGCTCCAACGCACGCTGGacttcgtcgccgccgtccagacCGAACTCAAGACCCTCCCGCCCCAcgccctcgacaacgtcgacctcttcatcatcccCGATTTCGTCTCCATCCACCCGGTCAACGAGGCTCTCAAGTCGTCGCCGGTCCCGATCCGGCTCGGGGCGCAAGACTGCCACTGGGACGACTTCGGCGCCTTTACCGGGGAAGTCAGCCCAGCCGTGCTAAGCGAAACAGGGgtcaccatcgtcgaggtTGGGCACGCCGAGAGACGGAGGCTATTTGGCGAGACCGACGAGGTcgtggcgaagaaggccgctgCAGCAAGTCGGAACGGCATGACCCCCCTGATCTGCATCGGCGAAAAGACCAAAGGGGACTTGGACATCGCCTTGAGCGAGTGCAAGGTCCAGATCGACCAGTCGCTGGCCGACGTCCCCGACTCCGCAGAGGTCATTGTCGCGTACGAGCCTGTGTGGGCCATCGGCGCAAGCCAGCCGGCCAGCGAGGATCACGTCATCCAAGTGGTGAAGGGGATCAGGGCCTTTGAGAGCGTCAAGAGGAGGACGGGCACGACGAGGGTGATTTACGGCGGCAGCGCTGGGCCTGGTTTGTTTGAGAGGTTGGGTCAGGCTGTCGATGGGCTTTTCCTGGGGAGGTTTGGGCATGATGTGCCGCGTTTCCTCAAGACGGTGTCAGAAGTGGCTGCATTTCAGAAAGCCTGA